Genomic DNA from Cucumis melo cultivar AY chromosome 10, USDA_Cmelo_AY_1.0, whole genome shotgun sequence:
atattTATTATCACTGTCATTCTCTCATgtctttactattcatcttgttgaagtattataagtagtttaagttTGTGTCATATACTCGATAAGGGTTCTTTATTTATCAGGCTTATCGTGTTTAGCTTGAACTTAATTCCAACGCCTGATCTCTTCGAGTGTAGGAATCAAGCAATAGTCGCTAACTACTCGAGAGAATAAGTAGCAAAAACCTCGCTAAACACGCGTAAAAAAGAGTTTGATAACAAACTTCGTTCGAACGTTTTGGCTCCATCATTTGTGTCAgtaaggagaacaagtgtggtgttttGGCATTGAGAGGTTGCTTGTCTTAATTAGAGAGAAAATGTGACGCTTATAAGTAAGGAAACCTAGATATATATTGCGTAGCATATTTTCATCAATATTTGTGTCTCGAAaagagaacaagtgtggtgtttaggcgTAGAGAGGTTACTCGCCTTAATTAGAAGATAATTCTATATCTCATCAAGGCATCTCACATTGCTTAAATCGTCTATAACGCGTAGATTTTCGTACACCTTTCTTcaatgcaagttagttcacattcCATAATCTTTCCATTCCATTCTACCTTCTACAGAACCCCTTAGTGTAAATAATAGAATTAACATACATTTATAATTATACTGTATAGATTTATGCCACTTGAAATTGGAAGTAGGTTCTATAACTAAAATTGATAATTAAGAAATCCCCTATGTTCGATCCTGGCTTACCCAAGAAACATTTTCCTTTGCTTAAACTTGGGCAAGCGAGAGAAAAACTTATACTTTATGCGAACTCAGTAGAAATAGCAACACACATAGGTAGGATGTTTGCCTTTTATAACATGATCCTCGACTAGAGGCATAGTTAGAACATTTTAATTATCGCATAACCATGTTAATTCCCTGGTGTAGCCAAGTCACAGCAATagaattttaaataacaaaataacgAAATCATTTATAAAAGAATGAGCTGAGATACAAGTTAACCAATTCGCGTGCCCCATCTCGCATTCAATCTGCAAAGGAACATAGGTAAAACAACAAGCACAACCCTGGCAATGGATCAGAAGTCTTGATGTTAAATATTAGAGTGGAAAATGCGTACCTTATATTACATTCCATGAAAATGATAAACCATACCTACCAGTATGGATGTGATTGAAGTTTTAATTAAATGTTCCAATATTACAAaagtttgtttatttatttactttatttattaatGGTTGAAATTTATGAACTTGGGCAAAGATATTTTGATGGTTAATAATTTGTGCCATAGTCAAACTCTTACTTTTATATACAACGTAATTTGTGGAAATTAATGAGTTTATAAAACATTTTAAagtatttatattaattaaattagaagaaaaattgaAGCAATGTTAAAATTACTACACTTAATTATTTAAGATAATGATAAAATCCGGTGAAGGTTAAATGAATTTTAGTGGACTTAATTAAATAAGCATTCTAGACGTTCATTCCTTGTTCATCTTTCCCAAGACTCTTTACCCCGCTTTTCTCTATGGTTCATCCTTCCATTGAACTCATCCTCTCAACTACTAGCTAGTGTTAATTATACTTGAAAATTTCTATAATTATACTTATACATCCTCAACTCATAGATTTGAAGTTGGTAATGGTAATCAAGAAGAAAAAACTATTTGTGCACATCCATCTAATTAAAAAGAGAACGAAGACAAGATATGCAAAAATACATCATATTCGACTGAAAATAACTTCAACCCCTTAAATTTGCGTCATACACATAGTAAAGGCAAAATATTGGTGAAAGGAATTATTAGTAAAATTACTTATAAATATGATCTTGACCATTATCACCAATTCCAATAAAATGGTTTAACACAAGCATTTAGGGTAAATAGCACAAAACTAATTTCAACTCTAACCAGATTAAGATCAACATTCTCAAACCTCTTTCACATTCACCACCACACTCCCTCCATTACTCACCTCTCTCACCTCCTTCTTCTCCTTTGCcgtctcctcctcctcctccaccTCAAACGCATCGACCGGGTAAGCCCTGGAGAGCCCAGTGGGGATCTTAAAGGTAATATTTCCGGTGGGTGGGTCGTCGACATAGATCTCGGACAAAGTGAGCCAAATCAAAACCTCCTTAGCCTTAACACCAGTCAAATTCTTGACTTTATTCTTCTCCACATTGGCAGTGACTTCTTTTGCATAACTCACTTGCTTACCAATCTTGTCGAATTTGTGGGTTATGGCTTTCTTTTGTTTCATCCAAACAAAGCCGGTCTCCTTCACGTAGCCACATTCTATTATGTCTTTCAGTGGCAAAAGCCCATTTGGAAGCCCCACTTCTTTTAAAAGAAGCCTTGTTTTCTCTTGTGAGATCTTGTCACCATAATACACTTCATCAGCTTTGGCTTTCAGCTCTTCTGTGAGGAGAGACATTATTCCTTTTTGTTTAGTTGTTTGTTTTTGTATACGAAAATATACTAGTGTGGATGATTTTTGTTGGGTTCTGGGTATGATTTCGTTTTGGTTCTTGGGTTTTGGAATGGAGGTGGGTTGGGGGTTATTAATATATAGAGTTTTTTCCCTTAAGGATTTGGGTTTGAATTCTGAGGAAATTACCAATAATGCCATTAagatttttgattttttttttttttttttataaattaagcAAAACTTTTTGTTAATCCAAAAGTAGCTTTGTAAATGAAGGCATGTGTTAAATAATTAAGTTAAAGAGCACAATTTCATAATTATACAATTAAAAACATTTGACTTGATAATGTTGGTAAATTTGCATCCCCATGCTTTTGATAATTATTATATGTTAATTGGGATAAGTGTTGAACATCCTCTAGCTCATGTCATACACAAAATGATTTAGTAGAATCATTTATAAAACGTTTGCAATCAATTGCTATATCATTGCTTATGAGAATTAAGCTTCCCACATTTGTATGAAGATATGCTATTTTGCATATTGCTACATCACCTATGCATTTTAGGCCAGTAGCTTATCACAAGTACCCACCATGGCCAAATATTTCTTATCTGAGAATTTTTTGATGTGCAGTATATCGTTCAATTGCTCTACCACTAGATACTAAGATGGATCCTCAAAAGAGGCTAAGAATATATGTTGATTTTGATTCCCCATCAATGATTAAATATCTTGAACTCCTAATAGGTGATGTATTTACTGGACAATTTTCTAgttgtcattttaatgagacaaattttAATTCCAACATTAGATGGATAAATTCAGAAGTTGAAAAGAAATTACATGGAATGCAtcattattgtctcatttagatcctcgtaCAAATCAATCTTAACTTgaagttcaaaaaataattaatttgcaaAATATAGTAAATCAATTATCATATGCATTTCTAGATGCAAAGAAATTAACTAAGTCATTTATAGAAGCTGCAAATGTCCCATTGAAAATTGATATGTGCCAAGACAACAAGTTGTCATTAATGAATCTAAAATACAAACCAGAAACGTTTTAGAAGAAATCCAAAACTTGACTTCTGACAAGAATAATGAGATTTCGATAAACTAGGCCATGCAGAAAAATGGAACCAAAACTAATGTAGTTattgacaacatttttgcatatAATATTGCTATTGATAGTATATCTTAAAATGAGGATCTTGAACGAAAATTTGTTGAAGAATATTGACAGAGAAAAGATTGATCTTTGTGGAAAGAAGCAAATGAGGTAGAATTAAACTCACTTTCAAAACGTCAAGTTTTTAGACCAGCAGTCCAAACAACAGAAGATGTAAAATTTGTGGGATATAAAAGGGTATTtgtgagaaaaagaaatgaaaataatgaaattACAAGATATAAAGCAAGACTAGCCACCCAGAGTTCTTCATAAAGACCTGGTATTAATTATGAGGAGACATTCTTTGGTGGTGGATGCAATCACATTAAGATTTTTAATATGTCCGACTGTGTAAGAAAATCTGGACATGTATCTTATGGATGTAATCAACATATTTATATGGATCTTTTAATAATGATATTTATATGAAAGTCTAAGAAGGATTTAAGGTATCTAAAACATATAAATCAAGTTCTAGGGaactatattcaataaagttacCGAGATCactatatggattgaaacaatcaaGACATATGTGGTATAGTCTCTTGAGTGGATATTTGTTGAAAGAAGGATTAAAATAATCCAATATGTGTTTGCAtgtttttataaagaaatcatAGTCAAGATTTACTATTATAACTGTATATATCGATgaaagattttgaaaaaaaattgtcttGGCTTGCAAATTAAGCATTTAACATATGAGATATTTGTTTATTAGTCAACTTATACAAgaaattttttgaaaagattttATATAGATAAAGCACATCCATTGAACATTACAATGCAAGTTCTTTGTTCACTAGATGTGAAGAAAGATATATTTCGACCTCGAGATGATAATGAATAATAACTTTTAATTAGGTTCAGGAAGTACCATATCTTAGTGTAATTGGTGCACTTATGTATCTTGTTAATAACAAAACCAAACATtgcattttcagtaaatttattagCTAGATACAAATTATCTCCAACAAAAAAACATCGGAATGGAATTAAGTATGTACTTCGTTATCTTGGAGGAACAATTGTTGTGGGTCTTTTTTATTCCAATAAATATATAGAACAAATTTTGACTTAATTTGTTTTGTAAATTCTGAATATTTATCTGATTCAACACAACTAGATCTTAAACATGTTATATATTCACATGTGAAGGAACTATTGTATCATGATGATCtatgaaatataaaataacAGTCATTTCTTGAAATCATGTTGAAATTCATGCAATGCGCGAGGAAATTCGAGAATGTGTATGAGTAAAATCAATGACTCAGCACATTCGATAAATATGTGGTTTGTCTTGAAGTAAAAATCTTCCAATGATACTATACGAAAGATAGCACAGCATGTATAGCTCAAATCAAAGGAGATTATATTAAAGGAGATAGAATAAAGCATATAGAACAAAACATATTTCTTCGAAACGTTTCAACACTCATGATCTTGAAGAAAATTAGTAGGGTTTTAATAGACATATTTCATATACACAATGAGCATCTACGGGGGATTAtcataaatattattaaaatagaTGCCCCATTAAGCTTAGTGTCCATCCTCATGTGTCACTCCTCTCCACATCCAACTCCTTTGTCATGTGTCTTGAAGATATCAATTTTTAGTGGCCATGTAATCCGTAGCATGGTgtatctattattgataaaatttaattaaggttattttaaaatatttagttaTGATTGAAAATGGGTGGTTGTTGAGGGGAATTTGGGAAGGAATGGAGGAGGATTTAATGCAATTGTAGGTTAAAGAAAGCAATGTAATGGAAATATGGAGGAGCTTCCAAACTTTTATTACTCCTCATGTGAGCTCCATAATCTTTAAAATCTTATAAATGAAATGTGGGCAGTATGGTTCAACTACCAAAAATAATGTAAGCCAAACCTGAAACAACTATTCCATCTCTTTCATTACTTCTTTTCATTACTTCTTTTCTTGTTATTACTATATGGATGTGGTTTTCTTTTActtctccattttttttttttaattccatcccaattttattttttcatctACTTTGATATTATATCAAATAACATCAAGTTTTATCTTAAAATCAAATATATCAAATACAATCAAATATATCTATCATTCTCACCACTCCAACCAATTACTCCAAATTTCATAGAGCACTCTTTGAAACAACATGCATGTTAGCTTTCTTTGAGTGTAGACGGTTTAAATTACTGCCTCCCAAAGCGTTATATAGTTGGCAGCTTTATTTCCTTAATTTTCTACCCATGCTCTATGAGTCTGTGGGCCATTAATGTTAGAAGCCAACTTCTCATTAAATTTAAACCATTCTCATTTATGAAAGGAAGGTTTAAAACAATCATCAACAACACCCATAcctcactcttttttttttctttctatacatttatattgtaaataaacataattaattatatctCTCTTTTTAGGTAAATAACTTATTCTAAGGTgaaatacaaaaaaagaaaaagaaaaagaaaaaaaaaaactaaagtatAAGAAGTAGAGTTCATACACAAATCAAACAaccaaatggaagaaaaaaaaaaaaaactataagcACAAATCTCAAGTTAAACCATTGAAATCgcaataaaagaaattattttaagttGGTAGACAATAGGATTTTTCACCATTAGCATTACCGAAAACTATACTATAGTGAAAAGTAGAAAATATACAAAATATTAAGAATGCAAATAAGATCCAATAGAAGAAAATAACGAAGAGTATATAAGTGAAGACAATTATCTTTCATT
This window encodes:
- the LOC103502519 gene encoding uncharacterized protein LOC103502519 yields the protein MSLLTEELKAKADEVYYGDKISQEKTRLLLKEVGLPNGLLPLKDIIECGYVKETGFVWMKQKKAITHKFDKIGKQVSYAKEVTANVEKNKVKNLTGVKAKEVLIWLTLSEIYVDDPPTGNITFKIPTGLSRAYPVDAFEVEEEEETAKEKKEVREVSNGGSVVVNVKEV